A DNA window from Syntrophales bacterium contains the following coding sequences:
- a CDS encoding FAD-dependent oxidoreductase: MPYYIGDVIRDYNKLVVRTPGQFIESGVDVKTGTAVEGIDAEAGRVRLSDGTRLSYDILVMATGADALRLDIPGADREGVFVMRNLADALRLKSFLNDNECRSAVIIGGGYVALEMCEALKTLGLETTVMVRRDRPAVRWDAELTAMMIDELERQGVNFMPGTRPLSVEKGVDSRLRVITDQGELNADLVLMAVGVRNNSSLAQSIGCVLGESGAVKVDFYQRTSRDEVYAVGDCCEVFHRVAGRWVYLPLGDIANKQGRTAGRNIGGATAPFEGVVGAQSFRLFDLEAAATGLTENEAQTYGYRPVSTLIWGLPVGRSMSRGEKLGVKLVADAPTGKLLGAQAVGEKGAVARINSLSVALWSGLSLEEVGYLDLAYSPTFGGAWDAIHVAAQVLMRKLT, from the coding sequence ATGCCCTATTACATCGGTGATGTAATCAGGGATTACAACAAGCTCGTGGTGCGGACGCCCGGGCAATTCATAGAATCCGGCGTCGACGTCAAGACGGGAACCGCCGTCGAGGGTATTGACGCGGAAGCGGGGAGGGTTCGTCTCTCCGACGGGACCCGCCTGTCCTATGACATCCTGGTCATGGCCACCGGCGCGGACGCCCTGCGCCTTGACATCCCCGGCGCGGACCGTGAGGGAGTGTTCGTGATGAGAAATCTGGCGGATGCCCTTCGCCTGAAATCCTTCCTGAATGACAACGAATGCCGCAGCGCGGTCATCATAGGCGGCGGGTATGTCGCCCTGGAAATGTGCGAGGCCCTGAAAACCCTGGGCCTGGAGACGACGGTCATGGTTCGCCGGGACCGTCCGGCTGTGCGCTGGGACGCCGAGTTAACCGCCATGATGATAGATGAACTGGAGAGACAAGGTGTCAACTTCATGCCCGGGACGAGGCCGCTTTCCGTTGAAAAGGGAGTCGATTCCCGGCTCAGGGTGATAACGGACCAGGGAGAGCTTAATGCCGATCTGGTTCTCATGGCCGTCGGCGTCAGGAACAATTCGAGCCTGGCACAATCCATAGGTTGTGTCCTGGGTGAAAGCGGTGCCGTAAAAGTGGATTTTTACCAACGAACCTCCCGGGACGAGGTCTATGCCGTGGGCGACTGTTGTGAGGTCTTTCACCGTGTCGCCGGGAGATGGGTCTATCTGCCGCTGGGCGACATCGCCAACAAGCAGGGGCGCACGGCAGGCAGAAACATAGGCGGCGCGACGGCCCCATTCGAGGGAGTGGTGGGCGCGCAGTCCTTCAGGCTGTTCGATCTTGAAGCGGCCGCGACGGGTCTCACGGAGAATGAAGCACAAACCTATGGTTACCGGCCTGTCAGTACTCTGATATGGGGGCTTCCCGTGGGTCGGTCCATGTCTCGGGGCGAGAAGCTGGGCGTAAAGCTCGTGGCCGACGCGCCGACGGGAAAGCTTCTGGGTGCCCAGGCCGTAGGAGAAAAGGGGGCCGTGGCGCGGATCAACAGCCTTTCCGTCGCGCTCTGGTCCGGGCTGTCCCTGGAAGAGGTCGGATACCTGGATCTCGCGTACTCACCGACTTTTGGTGGTGCCTGGGATGCGATCCATGTGGCCGCCCAGGTGCTGATGAGGAAACTGACATAA